From one Bos indicus isolate NIAB-ARS_2022 breed Sahiwal x Tharparkar chromosome 16, NIAB-ARS_B.indTharparkar_mat_pri_1.0, whole genome shotgun sequence genomic stretch:
- the ERRFI1 gene encoding ERBB receptor feedback inhibitor 1 isoform X1, with translation MSMAGVAAQEIRVPLKTGFLHDGQALGSLKACWGGRSEFENGFLNIDPITMAYSLNSRAQEQLTSIGRTSRSTPMSSSHCAEHGPPPKSRLPPLIIPPSEGWGQQEQDRVACGLKKLAVNGVCAATPPLTPVKSPLSLFSSSAPCERGSRPLPPLPISEDLTLDETDCEVEFLTSSDTDFLLEDCGLSDFRADGPGRRSFRGCGQINYAYFDTPTVSAVDLSQEPDQAAGAPSANPPPPQAHRRLRRSHSGPAGSFNKPAIRISSSVHRASPNSDDDKPEVPPRVPIPPRPAKPDYRRWSAEVTSSTYSDEDRPPKVPPREPLSRSNSRTPSPKSLPSYLNGVMPPTQSFAPDPKYVSSKALQRQHSEGAAGKAPCILPIIENGKKVSSTHYYLLPERPPYLDRFEKFFREAEETHGNTPVHPLLANGSISSAPDKLDLKPRVDPGGHVKRKHFSYVVSP, from the exons ATGTCCATGGCAGGAGTGGCTGCTCAGGAGATCAGAGTCCCGTTAAAAACTGGGTTTCTGCACGATGGCCAAGCCTTGGGAAGCTTGAAGGCCTGCTGGGGTGGCCGCAGCGAGTTTGAGAA CGGCTTTTTAAACATCGACCCAATAACCATGGCCTACAGTCTGAACTCCCGGGCGCAGGAGCAGCTAACCTCCATCG GGCGCACCTCCAGATCCACCCCGATGAGCAGCAGCCACTGTGCAGAGCACGGCCCCCCTCCGAAGTCCCGCCTGCCTCCCCTCATCATCCCCCCAAGTGAAggctgggggcagcaggagcAGGACCGGGTGGCATGTGGACTGAAGAAGCTGGCGGTGAACGGGGTCTGTGCCGCCACACCCCCGCTAACCCCTGTCAAGAGTCCCCTGTCCCTCTTCTCCAGCTCAGCGCCCTGCGAGCGGGGCTCCCGGCCCCTGCCGCCACTGCCCATCTCCGAGGACCTCACCCTGGACGAGACAGACTGCGAGGTCGAGTTCCTCACCAGCTCGGACACGGACTTCCTTCTGGAAGACTGCGGGCTCTCCGACTTCAGAGCCGACGGCCCCGGCAGGCGCAGCTTCCGAGGGTGCGGACAGATCAACTATGCATATTTTGACACCCCAACCGTCTCCGCCGTGGATCTCAGCCAGGAACCCGACCAGGCTGCCGGGGCACCGAGTGCCAACCCCCCTCCGCCCCAGGCCCACCGGAGACTGAGGAGGTCTCACTCAGGCCCCGCGGGGTCCTTCAACAAGCCGGCCATCAGGATCTCCAGCTCCGTGCACAGGGCTTCTCCCAATTCCGACGACGACAAGCCTGAAGTTCCCCCTCGGGTCCCCATCCCTCCCCGGCCGGCCAAGCCAGACTACAGAAGGTGGTCGGCCGAGGTCACCTCCAGTACGTATAGCGATGAGGACAGGCCCCCCAAAGTCCCACCGAGAGAGCCCTTGTCCCGGAGCAACTCGCGCACCCCAAGCCCCAAAAGCCTCCCATCTTACCTCAACGGGGTCATGCCCCCCACGCAGAGCTTTGCCCCCGACCCCAAGTACGTGAGCAGCAAAGCCCTGCAGAGACAGCACAGCGAGGGGGCTGCCGGCAAGGCACCCTGCATCCTGCCCATCATTGAAAATGGGAAGAAGGTGAGCTCCACACACTACTACCTGCTCCCTGAGAGGCCACCCTACCTGGACAGATTCGAAAAATTCTTTAGAGAAGCAGAAGAAACACACGGGAACACCCCTGTCCACCCCCTCCTGGCCAATGGCAGTATCTCTTCAGCCCCAGACAAGCTGGACCTAAAGCCACGAGTGGACCCGGGAGGCCATGTGAAGCGCAAACATTTCTCCTACGTGGTTTCTCCTTAG
- the ERRFI1 gene encoding ERBB receptor feedback inhibitor 1 isoform X2, with protein sequence MSSSHCAEHGPPPKSRLPPLIIPPSEGWGQQEQDRVACGLKKLAVNGVCAATPPLTPVKSPLSLFSSSAPCERGSRPLPPLPISEDLTLDETDCEVEFLTSSDTDFLLEDCGLSDFRADGPGRRSFRGCGQINYAYFDTPTVSAVDLSQEPDQAAGAPSANPPPPQAHRRLRRSHSGPAGSFNKPAIRISSSVHRASPNSDDDKPEVPPRVPIPPRPAKPDYRRWSAEVTSSTYSDEDRPPKVPPREPLSRSNSRTPSPKSLPSYLNGVMPPTQSFAPDPKYVSSKALQRQHSEGAAGKAPCILPIIENGKKVSSTHYYLLPERPPYLDRFEKFFREAEETHGNTPVHPLLANGSISSAPDKLDLKPRVDPGGHVKRKHFSYVVSP encoded by the coding sequence ATGAGCAGCAGCCACTGTGCAGAGCACGGCCCCCCTCCGAAGTCCCGCCTGCCTCCCCTCATCATCCCCCCAAGTGAAggctgggggcagcaggagcAGGACCGGGTGGCATGTGGACTGAAGAAGCTGGCGGTGAACGGGGTCTGTGCCGCCACACCCCCGCTAACCCCTGTCAAGAGTCCCCTGTCCCTCTTCTCCAGCTCAGCGCCCTGCGAGCGGGGCTCCCGGCCCCTGCCGCCACTGCCCATCTCCGAGGACCTCACCCTGGACGAGACAGACTGCGAGGTCGAGTTCCTCACCAGCTCGGACACGGACTTCCTTCTGGAAGACTGCGGGCTCTCCGACTTCAGAGCCGACGGCCCCGGCAGGCGCAGCTTCCGAGGGTGCGGACAGATCAACTATGCATATTTTGACACCCCAACCGTCTCCGCCGTGGATCTCAGCCAGGAACCCGACCAGGCTGCCGGGGCACCGAGTGCCAACCCCCCTCCGCCCCAGGCCCACCGGAGACTGAGGAGGTCTCACTCAGGCCCCGCGGGGTCCTTCAACAAGCCGGCCATCAGGATCTCCAGCTCCGTGCACAGGGCTTCTCCCAATTCCGACGACGACAAGCCTGAAGTTCCCCCTCGGGTCCCCATCCCTCCCCGGCCGGCCAAGCCAGACTACAGAAGGTGGTCGGCCGAGGTCACCTCCAGTACGTATAGCGATGAGGACAGGCCCCCCAAAGTCCCACCGAGAGAGCCCTTGTCCCGGAGCAACTCGCGCACCCCAAGCCCCAAAAGCCTCCCATCTTACCTCAACGGGGTCATGCCCCCCACGCAGAGCTTTGCCCCCGACCCCAAGTACGTGAGCAGCAAAGCCCTGCAGAGACAGCACAGCGAGGGGGCTGCCGGCAAGGCACCCTGCATCCTGCCCATCATTGAAAATGGGAAGAAGGTGAGCTCCACACACTACTACCTGCTCCCTGAGAGGCCACCCTACCTGGACAGATTCGAAAAATTCTTTAGAGAAGCAGAAGAAACACACGGGAACACCCCTGTCCACCCCCTCCTGGCCAATGGCAGTATCTCTTCAGCCCCAGACAAGCTGGACCTAAAGCCACGAGTGGACCCGGGAGGCCATGTGAAGCGCAAACATTTCTCCTACGTGGTTTCTCCTTAG